In one Palaemon carinicauda isolate YSFRI2023 chromosome 25, ASM3689809v2, whole genome shotgun sequence genomic region, the following are encoded:
- the LOC137618803 gene encoding inactive pancreatic lipase-related protein 1-like, which yields MRLILLSAVLISALKGGIAEILVARPDRRFEGVLPEPDHEIVRPDGAEILRRTERSHKNGKLLEVRHFYLWTRDTSANASEILDPTDPESIGNTTFAPRKTFIIVHGFLGWGTEDWILSIKDKLLSLVDCNVIAVDWPAGTSVVQYYVVVGRVVYVAQDLALLLNVLMAKKGLDMGDIHAVGHSLGAHVTGLAAKAIPARFGRITGLDPAGLTYHNTGPSERLDRGDAEYVDVMHTNGCNTKLNPWFSCYGINENLGHSDFWPNGGEYQPACRSPHKLEGDLGCDHMMAYKYFLESIDYGIEDTLFLSRNCSDWGDYAAGNCPCSDGAQYMGFYANEEMPGVFYLNTSGSVPYAERDAVCSPGKTVKDNIVMILASTGSGLMVLFILAGVAILALRRRRDSEEINSGLLIEEDGDDRIIDDEVPLPPTPPMSGAEDDDDALLIRDENSSATAGDGVSTSVSC from the exons ATGAAATCGTGAGACCAGACGGCGCGGAAATTCTGAGGAGAACGGAGCGGTCGCACAAAAATGGTAAACTGCTGGAAGTCAGGCATTTTTACCTGTGGACGAG GGACACATCAGCAAACGCTTCCGAGATTCTGGACCCGACGGATCCGGAGAGCATTGGCAACACAACTTTCGCCCCTCGCAAGACCTTCATCATCGTCCACGGCTTCCTCGGGTGGGGAACGGAGGATTGGATACTATCCATAAAAGACA AATTACTGAGCCTGGTCGACTGCAATGTCATCGCCGTGGACTGGCCCGCCGGAACGTCCGTGGTGCAGTACTACGTCGTCGTTGGGAGGGTGGTGTATGTGGCGCAGGACTTAGCCTTGTTGTTAAATGTGCTGATGGCCAAGAAAGGCCTCGATATGGGGGACATACATGCCGTCGGGCATTCTCTGGGGGCCCACGTCACCGGTCTGGCGGCGAAAGCGATACCTGCTAGGTTCGGAAGGATCACTG GGTTGGATCCAGCAGGTTTGACTTACCACAACACCGGACCCTCCGAGAGGCTGGACCGCGGGGACGCCGAATACGTCGACGTCATGCACACGAACGGCTGCAATACTAAATTGAACCCTTGGTTT AGTTGTTACGGCATCAACGAGAACCTGGGCCACTCGGACTTCTGGCCGAACGGCGGCGAGTACCAGCCGGCCTGCCGCAGTCCTCACAAGTTGGAAG GAGATCTCGGATGTGATCACATGATGGCCTACAAGTACTTCCTGGAGAGCATAGATTACGGCATCGAGGACACGCTCTTCCTCTCTCGCAACTGCTCCGACTGGGGGGACTACGCCGCTGGGAACTGCCCCTGCAGCGACGGTGCTCAGTATATGGGCTTCTACGCTAACGAGGA GATGCCCGGAGTATTTTACCTGAACACGAGCGGGTCGGTTCCTTACGCCGAGAGAGACGCCGTCTGCTCCCCCGGGAAGACCGTGAAGGACAACATCGTCATGATCTTGGCTTCGACCGGTTCGGGCCTGATGGTCCTCTTCATCTTAGCCGGCGTGGCGATTCTGGCCTTGAGAAGGAGACGCGACTCGGAGGAAATAAACAGCGGGCTGTTGATCGAAGAGGACGGGGACGACCGCATCATCGACGACGAGGTCCCTCTTCCTCCCACGCCGCCCATGTCTGGTGCCGAAGACGACGACGATGCTCTGTTGATACGCGACGAGAACAGCTCTGCAACGGCTGGTGACGGAGTGTCGACGTCCGTTTCGTGTTGA